The DNA region CGTTGTTTTTCGCCGCGTCAATCTGACTGAAATTCTTCCATTGCCGCTTTGTAATTTCCGCATCAATCGGCTTAGTCTCCACCGGCCCGATATCGATAATAATCTGCGGATTCATCGCGATTACCGATTCCCAACTGATAACCGGAAACGGAACTTTGCCGTCATAAATATTTTTCCCGCCTGCATATTCAATCATCTGGCTGTAAAAACCGTCATTACCCGCGATCGTAATATGCTGCGGCTTCGAACACGGGTCTTGAGAGTAATCATGCCCAAGACTTATCATTACCCGCGGCGGAGATTGATTTCGTACAGCGTTTTGAATCAGCAGGATTTTATTTTTTATATTGCTGACAATTTCGTTTGCCCGGACGGTTTTGCCGCACCGCTGCCCTATGATGTTAATGGAATCAAGAATTTCATTGATAGTGTCGTGTTTGACGATGAGCGTTTCAATCCCCAGCGAATCAAAGCGGGTTTTGTAGTCCGCCATTTCATCGACCATAATCACAAGGTCGGGCTTGAGAGCGACAATCGCCTCGAAGTTCGGATTCATCAGTGCGCCGACACGCTGGATCTGCTTCGCCGCCGGCGGGTAATTGCAGAATTCAGACGTACCGACAATCTTATCGCCCAATCCCAGTGCGAATAAAATTTCAGTTATATTCGGCGCGAGCGAAACAATTCTATTGCAGGAATTGCTCTGTGGAATAGATTTGGCATTATTCGTTAAAACCGCAAAAAAGGCAGCGGCAAAACAAACCAAAACTATAATAAATATAATATATCGCAGTTTCATTTTATTGGGAAACAATCAAGTTTAGTTGTGTTTTTCGTTATCGTTCTTTTTCAGGATTTTTTTAACAACCATATCAAAATCAGAAATATAGTTGTTATCTCTCTCGACCCTATATTTATCGAATTCCTGATGTGCTTTTAAGGCGGCTTGTTCAGCACTGACTTTGCCGGAATTTTTAAGGAGTTGGCGTTCACTGACTTTCAGAAACTCATCAAGTTTGACAATCCAGTCAGCCATCTTCATTAACCGCCCTCTGCTTGCCTGAAGTTCCGCAAAATCCAGATACATCGAAACAATAAGATTTAGCTGCTTGAGTTCGTCCTCGGAAAGGTAGTTTTTGGCGATTGTAATATCACCGGCAGTAATATAGCGGCCCTTAAATCCTGTAAGCCCCATCAATGGTTTTTTGCTGTCTGCGCGTTTTGCAATAATTTCCGCCGCGGTATGGCCGTGAACTGCATAATGAATCTTATTCTGTACAGTCGCAAAAAAATCATGTGTAAGTTTATCATCCTTGCGGTAATCAATCGCCGTGATGTAAATATCTGTAATTTTTTGATAAAAGTTGCGTTCACTGCTGCGAATGTCTCGGATTCGCTGGAGCAACTCCTCAAAATAACGACTCCGACCACCCTGTTGCTTCAACCGTTCGTCGTCAAGTGTAAAACCTTTGACTATGTATTCTCGCAGCCGCTGCGTGGCCCAAATGCGAAATTGCGTGCCTCGTGTTGATTTTACACGATAACCAACAGAAATAATGGCATCGAGATTATAATGCTTTACATCATAATTTTTGCTATCAGAGGCAGTTACCGAGTATTCCTCGGTAACTGATTTTTCGTCCAATTCCCCCTCATTAAAGGTATTTTTCAGGTGTAACCCTATATTGTCAGTACTGCATTCAAAAAGTGAGGCCATCTGCTTTTGGGTCAGCCAGACAGTTTCCTTTTCAACCCTGACCTGCAGCTTCGACTGACCGTCATCAGTAGTATAAATAATTATATTTGGTTGTTTTTCGTCTTTTTTCATTTCTCTGAAAGCATATAGATTAGTGCCGGTATTTTAATTTGCCAGCGGACATAAAACAAGTTAGAATCTGGAAATATGATAAAAAGACGCACAACAACAACGGTAACGGTTAAGACTGTCAAAATCGGCAGCAAACACCCTGTCGCCATCCAGTCTATGATAAAAAAGGCAACCACAGACATCGCGGGCTGTTTGAAACAGATAAATGCTCTGGCGGCCGCAGGCGCGGACTTGGTAAGATTGGCTGTCCCCACAAAGCCGGACAGTATCGCGTTTGCCAAAATTGTGCAAAAGTCGAAAATTCCGCTCGTCGCCGATATTCACTTCTCGCCCGAAAGAGCAATCGAGGCTATCGAAGGCGGCGCAGCAAAAATCCGACTCAACCCCGGCAATATCAAAAGCAAAGAAGACATCAACAGAATCATCGACTGCGCAAAGGCTCACAAAATCGCGATGCGTATCGGCATAAACGAAGCGAGCATCCGCGATTTGAAACACGACATACCATACAAACAGCGAACCGCATTAATGATTAAGGAAATGGCAGGCTATATCCGTCATTTTGAATCCCGCGGTTTTGACAATATGGTTTTGAGCGTCAAGAGTTCGGATGTGCTTCGGACAATTGAATCGAATAAAGCAATCGCGGAGAAATTCAAATACCCGATACATCTGGGTTTAACTCACGCAGGCCTTGCCGAAGACGCAATCATCCCCGCTTCGGTAGCATTAGGCACTCTTTTGCAGCAAGGCATAGGCGATACGATTAGAATCAGTATTGCGGGCGACCCTGTCGGCGAAATTGAAATCGCAAAGAAAATTCTTACTTCGCTTGAACTTTACAAAAGAAATGAACCGGAACTAATCGTCTGTCCGACTTGCGGAAGGTGTCAGTGGGATTTGGTAAGTTTCGCGCAGGATGTGAAAAAATATCTTGCGACAATTCACAAACCGATAAGAGTCGCGGTGATGGGTTGCGTTGTAAACGGCCCCGGCGAAGCGGCAGACGCTGATGTCGCAGTTTGTGCAGCCGCAGATAAAGGCTTTATCTATAAAAACGGCGAAAAAATAGGCGCAGCAAGCAGGAGCAAACTTTTCGCGGCTTTGAAAAAGGAAATTGCGAAAATCGGTTATTAGTGATTTGCCTTGCCAATACCTTGGCAGAGTTGTTTGATATTTTATTTTTTAAGGCAGGTATTAGAAAGGAGAAGTTATGGGAATTCACAATCGAAGATCAGCTTCAAGACGTAGCAAAAAGGCTAAAGTAGTCGAGCCAGACAAACGTCCGAATAGTATCGGCAAACGTCGTTGCGTAAAGAACATCAATGAAGACGATTGTTACTTTATTATTGAGGACGAAATCCTTCACAAACAGCAACAGCATAGTGCACACCCTAAACTTATTGCTTTTCAGCGCATCAAGTTTGAAGCGGATAACCAGATTGAGTATCGACTCGGATATTACATGGTCGGAGTAAAGCCGGGTGCGAAAGGTCGATGGGTCTGGGGGCAGTTCTGTCTTATGATACCGGAGAAAGATCTCAAGAAAATCCTGAAGAAAGCACAAAAAAAAGGATGGTTCTAACCAATCAAATGTGGAATACGCGGCAAGCCTTACCTCTGATTTGTGTTGTTCGGTAATAGAAACGCCGATAATGAAATATGAAAAGACTGTTTTAGTTATAGTGTTATATGGCTTTTATACGAATACCAGGAATACCGGGTAAAATATTTCAGCCTGACTATATCGGGCCGAGGAAGCATAACTGTCCGGATTGTTTCTTTTGCCAGATGTGCAGTGACGACAGATGCGATGCGTGCCTGAAAAACAAAAGAAACAAAAAGCGAAAATGCAAAAAATGTAAAACTCGAAGCACTAAATACTAAACAATTTCAAAATGAAAATTCTCAAATGTTCAAAAACACAAATCGCACCTACTAATGTTTCGGAATCTTCACCGGTCTTTTGCACAGCGGGCACTTGCCAATTTTACCGGCGTATTGAATCGGCATTTTCAGTTTTTTACCGCACTCACAAGAAAAGCGTATAATGCCGACAGGAGCTTCCTGCGGTCGTGTATGCACTGAAACCTTTGGCACTGGAGCGGCAGGTGTTTGCGTGATGTGGACTCCAGTCCACGCGGCATTCTCCGGCTGCAAAAACTCGCCAAGTTCCGGCGGCAATTCGGAAGACTGTTTGAAAAACGCATCGGCGGGTAATACAGGTATTTCTATTTTAGGTGCAGTTTTTATTTCTTCCTGAACCTGCTGCTCTTGCATAAAATCGCCGGCAATGGCGCGATTCCAGTTTTGTACTTTAGGTTTAGCGGCTTGCTTTCTGTCTTCGAGCATCTGCAACAGCGATATTTCATAGCGTTCCATTTTGATGAAGTTTGTTTTCAGCATTACAATCGCAATCGCAACCCCTGCTGCGAAACCGCCTATGTGTGCGAAATA from Planctomycetaceae bacterium includes:
- a CDS encoding cobalamin-binding protein; the protein is MKLRYIIFIIVLVCFAAAFFAVLTNNAKSIPQSNSCNRIVSLAPNITEILFALGLGDKIVGTSEFCNYPPAAKQIQRVGALMNPNFEAIVALKPDLVIMVDEMADYKTRFDSLGIETLIVKHDTINEILDSINIIGQRCGKTVRANEIVSNIKNKILLIQNAVRNQSPPRVMISLGHDYSQDPCSKPQHITIAGNDGFYSQMIEYAGGKNIYDGKVPFPVISWESVIAMNPQIIIDIGPVETKPIDAEITKRQWKNFSQIDAAKNNAVYVFTEDYTAIPGPRFILTLEKIAHIINPNEPNSN
- a CDS encoding virulence RhuM family protein, which encodes MKKDEKQPNIIIYTTDDGQSKLQVRVEKETVWLTQKQMASLFECSTDNIGLHLKNTFNEGELDEKSVTEEYSVTASDSKNYDVKHYNLDAIISVGYRVKSTRGTQFRIWATQRLREYIVKGFTLDDERLKQQGGRSRYFEELLQRIRDIRSSERNFYQKITDIYITAIDYRKDDKLTHDFFATVQNKIHYAVHGHTAAEIIAKRADSKKPLMGLTGFKGRYITAGDITIAKNYLSEDELKQLNLIVSMYLDFAELQASRGRLMKMADWIVKLDEFLKVSERQLLKNSGKVSAEQAALKAHQEFDKYRVERDNNYISDFDMVVKKILKKNDNEKHN
- the ispG gene encoding flavodoxin-dependent (E)-4-hydroxy-3-methylbut-2-enyl-diphosphate synthase, whose product is MIKRRTTTTVTVKTVKIGSKHPVAIQSMIKKATTDIAGCLKQINALAAAGADLVRLAVPTKPDSIAFAKIVQKSKIPLVADIHFSPERAIEAIEGGAAKIRLNPGNIKSKEDINRIIDCAKAHKIAMRIGINEASIRDLKHDIPYKQRTALMIKEMAGYIRHFESRGFDNMVLSVKSSDVLRTIESNKAIAEKFKYPIHLGLTHAGLAEDAIIPASVALGTLLQQGIGDTIRISIAGDPVGEIEIAKKILTSLELYKRNEPELIVCPTCGRCQWDLVSFAQDVKKYLATIHKPIRVAVMGCVVNGPGEAADADVAVCAAADKGFIYKNGEKIGAASRSKLFAALKKEIAKIGY